From one Eucalyptus grandis isolate ANBG69807.140 chromosome 9, ASM1654582v1, whole genome shotgun sequence genomic stretch:
- the LOC104420417 gene encoding UPF0481 protein At3g47200 — translation MAAVESGLLKVQQEPSGALRIGVENNGAEIVPRDELRLSSSECRVSIKEMLAQLGREDQDYVQSPWLCDEEKASICRIPQYLKDDEDKGYDPQIVSLGPYHHGKEHLRPMEQHKLRCLHHILTRFNHGIDLYLDSVKGFEKRARTCYEETISMSSNEFVEMMVLDGCFVIELLLGVDTGFQGFGYHDNDPIFSVGPSILKTKIRRDMIMLENQIPLFILDRLLSLQLGEPDQEKHVVELALQFFSPLTPIWAFMVETECPSDPRRLHCLGAYWSNTLPSSAKQGGTKMREEIMWRMRITRWSQRQNKLNFCVTKLREAGIVFRNVLHDRVGNIEFLDGVLYIPKLTIDEGTRSLFFNLIAFEQSHIHCGNHVTAYVIFMHSLIHSPEDVDHLRDRMILDHCLGSNAEVVDLFNCLCQKLAFDITDSYLFDLRTEVSLYCLRRRLPFKMATAAFARKWNFWGADLRKKYFNNPWSTISVIAASILLVLTFTQTFYGVYGYYRPSRP, via the coding sequence ATGGCTGCTGTGGAATCTGGACTCCTGAAGGTACAGCAAGAACCATCCGGGGCTCTCCGGATCGGCGTCGAGAACAACGGGGCCGAAATTGTCCCCAGAGATGAGCTAAGGCTATCCTCGTCCGAGTGTCGCGTCTCCATCAAAGAGATGCTCGCGCAACTTGGCCGGGAGGACCAGGACTACGTACAGAGCCCATGGCTGTGTGATGAGGAAAAGGCCTCTATTTGCCGGATCCCGCAATATCTCAAGGATGACGAGGACAAGGGCTATGATCCCCAGATCGTCTCCCTCGGGCCGTACCACCATGGTAAAGAGCACCTCCGCCCTATGGAGCAGCACAAGTTGCGCTGCCTCCACCACATCCTCACACGCTTTAATCACGGGATAGATTTATATTTAGACTCGGTGAAGGGGTTCGAGAAGAGAGCTCGCACCTGCTATGAGGAAACGATATCCATGAGCAGCAACGAGTTTGTGGAGATGATGGTGCTTGACGGGTGCTTTGTGATTGAGCTGCTCTTGGGAGTCGACACGGGGTTCCAGGGATTTGGCTACCATGACAATGACCCCATCTTCTCAGTGGGGCCATCCATACTCAAGACCAAGATCCGGCGAGACATGATAATGCTCGAGAACCAGATTCCGCTCTTCATTCTTGACCGGCTGCTCAGCCTCCAGCTTGGTGAACCCGACCAGGAGAAGCACGTGGTCGAGCTGGCGCTCCAGTTCTTCTCCCCCTTGACCCCGATCTGGGCCTTCATGGTGGAGACCGAATGCCCATCCGACCCCCGCAGGCTCCATTGCCTTGGAGCGTACTGGTCGAACACCCTGCCCTCGTCCGCAAAGCAGGGGGGGACCAAGATGCGAGAGGAGATCATGTGGCGAATGAGGATCACGAGGTGGTCGCAGAGACAGAACAAGCTCAATTTCTGCGTGACCAAGCTCCGGGAAGCTGGGATCGTGTTCCGGAATGTGCTTCATGACAGAGTAGGGAACATCGAGTTCTTGGACGGGGTCCTCTACATCCCCAAGCTTACGATTGATGAAGGGACGAGGTcgctcttcttcaacttgataGCCTTCGAGCAGTCTCACATCCATTGCGGAAACCACGTCACCGCATACGTAATCTTCATGCACAGCTTGATTCACTCCCCTGAGGACGTCGACCACCTCCGTGACCGCATGATCCTCGATCACTGCCTTGGGAGCAATGCTGAGGTCGTTGACCTCTTCAACTGCCTTTGCCAGAAGTTGGCCTTCGACATCACAGACAGTTATCTCTTTGATCTGCGCACAGAGGTGTCATTGTACTGCTTACGTAGAAGGCTTCCCTTCAAAATGGCTACAGCCGCTTTCGCACGTAAGTGGAATTTCTGGGGAGCCGATCTCAGGAAAAAGTACTTCAACAATCCTTGGTCAACCATTTCTGTGATTGCTGCTTCCATTTTGCTTGTGCTCACTTTCACACAGACCTTCTATGGAGTCTATGGCTACTACAGGCCGTCACGTCCTTGA